Proteins encoded by one window of Blastopirellula marina:
- a CDS encoding sigma-54-dependent transcriptional regulator — translation MMNQAQLLLIDDDRHVLESMGSWLREIGYAVDQASNLNQAIALIDDRPYDLILADVRLGDEDGFDVLRHCRAHHPGTTVIMITGYGTVETGIEALRAGAFDLLTKPLIDEELEMAIQRALSQQKVMQENQQLKQQLDLRFGLENIIGHDHRMLRIFDMVDSVADTRATVLITGESGTGKSLLARAIHRRSNRRDQPFIEVACGALPENLLESELFGHVAGSFTGATGNKVGKFKAADKGTIFLDEIGTAPFSMQVKLLRVLQELQFEPVGSTETETVDTRVVLATNENLANLVDRGQFRQDLFYRVNVINLELPPLRERISDIPRLADHFLAEVCQDTGRRVHGFSSEAVAALQRYKWPGNVRELQNVVERAVLLSKHDEITPDDMPSSIASGAPVSVSRSTGTSLKEALEGPERQIIREVLESNGWNRNETADQLGINRTTLYKKMKKLGLEELAGQRGSL, via the coding sequence ATCATGAACCAAGCTCAACTGCTACTGATTGACGACGACCGCCATGTCTTGGAATCGATGGGAAGTTGGCTGCGCGAAATCGGTTATGCCGTCGATCAGGCCTCGAATCTGAACCAGGCCATCGCTCTGATCGACGATCGCCCTTACGACCTGATTCTCGCCGATGTTCGTTTGGGAGACGAAGACGGCTTTGATGTGTTGCGACATTGCCGCGCCCATCACCCTGGCACAACCGTGATCATGATTACCGGTTACGGAACCGTGGAAACGGGGATTGAGGCCTTACGAGCTGGTGCATTCGATCTGTTGACGAAACCGTTGATCGACGAAGAACTCGAGATGGCCATCCAGCGGGCTCTCTCGCAACAGAAGGTAATGCAAGAAAACCAACAATTAAAGCAGCAGCTTGATCTGCGATTCGGGCTGGAAAATATTATTGGCCACGACCATCGAATGTTGCGCATTTTCGACATGGTCGACAGTGTCGCCGACACGCGAGCCACCGTTTTGATCACCGGTGAAAGCGGAACGGGTAAGTCGTTGTTGGCCCGCGCTATTCATCGTCGCAGCAATCGCCGCGACCAACCGTTCATTGAAGTGGCCTGCGGTGCCCTACCGGAAAACCTGCTCGAGAGCGAACTTTTCGGCCACGTAGCCGGTTCGTTCACCGGTGCCACCGGCAATAAGGTCGGAAAGTTCAAAGCGGCCGACAAGGGAACGATATTCCTCGACGAAATTGGTACCGCTCCGTTCAGCATGCAGGTCAAACTGCTTCGCGTGCTGCAAGAACTGCAGTTCGAGCCAGTAGGCAGCACCGAGACCGAAACGGTCGACACGCGTGTTGTTTTGGCAACCAACGAGAACCTGGCCAACCTGGTCGATCGGGGCCAGTTCCGTCAGGACCTGTTCTATCGAGTGAACGTCATCAACCTGGAACTGCCCCCGCTGCGGGAACGTATTTCCGATATTCCACGCCTGGCCGATCACTTCCTGGCCGAAGTTTGCCAGGATACCGGTCGCCGCGTGCATGGCTTCTCCAGCGAAGCGGTCGCCGCGTTGCAGCGATACAAATGGCCGGGCAATGTACGTGAACTGCAGAACGTGGTCGAACGAGCCGTGCTTCTCAGCAAACATGACGAGATCACCCCAGACGATATGCCATCGTCGATCGCCTCGGGGGCCCCGGTCTCGGTCAGCCGAAGTACAGGTACTTCGCTGAAAGAAGCCCTGGAAGGCCCGGAACGTCAGATCATCCGCGAAGTGCTGGAGTCGAACGGCTGGAACCGCAACGAGACGGCCGATCAGCTGGGCATCAACCGCACGACGCTTTATAAGAAAATGAAGAAGCTGGGCCTGGAAGAACTGGCTGGGCAGCGGGGTTCGCTGTAG